The following coding sequences are from one Limnobacter sp. SAORIC-580 window:
- a CDS encoding NADPH-dependent 2,4-dienoyl-CoA reductase translates to MQNQAHAKLLEPLNLGFTTLKNRVIMGSMHTGLEEEPPEKLAAFFARRAQGDVGLMITGGFATSETAVLWPGAGRMTSEQDAIRHRTVTDAVHAAGGKIAIQLLHAGRQAYNVNMVSASAKQSPIFPFTPRELTPAEIEQEIDGFANAAAYAKMAGYDGVEVMGSEGYLLNQFLTERGNERTDEWGGTFEKRMRFPLEVVRRIRAKVGAEFIIVYRMSMLDLVPDGQSLEETLLLARELEKAGVTILNTGIGWHEAKIPTIATQVPRGAFTWATRKIKEVVSIPVAASNRLNMPGDAERVLQNGDADMIAMARPFLADPDWVLKTKEGRVDEINTCIGCNQACLDHTFGGKRCSCLVNPQACHETELVFVKTTAKKKVAVVGAGPAGMSFSLTAAQRGHAVTLFDEAKEIGGQFNIAKQVPGKEEFHETIRYFSTMLKKEGVNFQLGKRVNADDLKDFDEVVLATGIIPNVPSLPGVDHPKVMGYLDVLKHGKPVGQRVAIVGGGGIGVDTAEFLTHHANEHGVAQSPSTSIEDFCEFWGIDRDQKARGGIAGVKANPEKATRQITILQRKPKKIAGPGKTTGWIHRAALEAKGVRLLSGVEYIGVEDAGLRIRTPDGAEHLLEVDNVIVCAGQHPNRELEESVLALGKPVHIIGGAFKAAELDAKEAINQGARLAATV, encoded by the coding sequence ATGCAAAATCAAGCGCACGCCAAGTTACTTGAGCCATTGAACCTGGGTTTCACTACCTTGAAAAACCGCGTCATCATGGGGTCCATGCACACCGGGCTTGAAGAAGAGCCACCAGAAAAACTGGCTGCGTTTTTCGCGCGCCGCGCACAAGGCGATGTGGGCTTGATGATCACAGGTGGCTTTGCTACATCTGAAACTGCCGTGCTGTGGCCCGGTGCTGGCCGCATGACCAGCGAGCAAGATGCAATTCGTCACCGCACCGTGACCGATGCCGTGCACGCCGCTGGTGGCAAAATTGCCATTCAATTGCTGCATGCAGGCCGCCAGGCCTACAACGTGAACATGGTGTCGGCTTCCGCAAAACAGTCCCCAATTTTTCCATTCACACCGCGTGAATTGACACCCGCTGAAATTGAACAGGAAATTGATGGCTTTGCCAATGCCGCCGCCTACGCAAAAATGGCGGGTTACGATGGTGTGGAAGTGATGGGTTCCGAGGGTTATTTGCTCAACCAGTTCCTGACCGAACGCGGCAATGAACGCACCGACGAATGGGGCGGCACTTTCGAAAAACGCATGCGCTTCCCGCTGGAAGTGGTGCGCCGTATTCGCGCCAAAGTGGGTGCGGAATTTATTATTGTGTACCGCATGTCCATGCTTGACCTTGTGCCCGATGGTCAAAGCCTTGAAGAAACCCTGCTGCTGGCCCGCGAGCTGGAAAAAGCAGGCGTCACCATTCTGAACACAGGCATTGGCTGGCACGAAGCAAAAATTCCAACCATTGCCACGCAGGTGCCACGCGGCGCATTCACCTGGGCGACCCGCAAAATCAAGGAAGTGGTGTCCATTCCTGTGGCTGCGTCGAACCGTTTGAACATGCCCGGCGATGCAGAGCGGGTTTTGCAAAATGGCGATGCCGACATGATCGCCATGGCACGCCCCTTCCTGGCCGACCCTGACTGGGTGTTGAAAACCAAAGAAGGCCGTGTGGATGAAATCAACACCTGCATTGGTTGTAACCAGGCTTGCCTTGACCACACCTTTGGCGGCAAGCGTTGCAGCTGTTTGGTGAACCCGCAGGCTTGCCACGAAACCGAGCTTGTTTTTGTGAAAACAACCGCGAAGAAAAAAGTGGCGGTAGTAGGTGCAGGCCCCGCAGGCATGTCGTTCTCCTTGACGGCTGCACAGCGCGGCCACGCGGTGACCCTGTTCGATGAGGCCAAGGAAATTGGCGGGCAGTTCAACATTGCCAAGCAAGTGCCCGGCAAGGAAGAATTCCACGAAACCATTCGTTACTTCAGCACCATGTTGAAGAAAGAAGGTGTCAATTTCCAATTGGGCAAACGCGTTAACGCCGATGATCTGAAAGACTTTGATGAAGTGGTGCTGGCCACCGGCATTATTCCCAACGTGCCCAGCCTGCCCGGTGTTGATCACCCCAAGGTGATGGGCTATCTCGATGTGTTGAAGCACGGCAAGCCGGTGGGCCAGCGTGTGGCCATTGTGGGCGGTGGCGGCATTGGTGTGGATACTGCTGAGTTTTTGACTCATCACGCAAATGAGCACGGCGTAGCGCAATCCCCCTCCACCAGCATTGAAGACTTCTGCGAATTCTGGGGCATTGACCGCGATCAAAAAGCGCGTGGTGGCATTGCAGGTGTCAAAGCCAACCCTGAAAAGGCGACACGCCAAATTACCATCTTGCAGCGCAAGCCCAAGAAAATTGCGGGCCCCGGAAAAACCACCGGCTGGATCCACCGTGCTGCGCTGGAAGCCAAGGGCGTGCGTTTGTTGTCAGGCGTGGAGTACATCGGCGTTGAGGACGCAGGCTTGCGCATTCGAACCCCCGATGGTGCAGAGCACTTGCTGGAAGTCGACAACGTGATTGTGTGTGCAGGCCAGCACCCCAACCGTGAGCTGGAAGAATCAGTTCTTGCCTTGGGCAAGCCAGTACACATTATTGGCGGTGCATTCAAGGCCGCCGAGCTGGACGCCAAGGAAGCCATCAACCAAGGTGCCCGCCTGGCCGCAACCGTGTGA
- a CDS encoding alkane 1-monooxygenase: protein MTSNTLPATQYKDPKKYMWLLSVIAPFAAPLGPIMYLYTGHTQWLWIFLAFFYIGLPVLDFVFGEDKQNPPEQAMPQLENTTYYRVITYLLVPIITFGFLFNVIFLATHDLHWLHWLAVAITTGSLLGFGLNLGHEMGHKKRKLDKALALFTLSLGGYGHFSIEHNRGHHRDVATPEDPATSRMGEHIYEFMLREIPGAFKRAWKLESERLERAGKSRWSVGNEMLQAGAMTLVLYTALLALFGLPMVPVLAVVAFWGAFQLTSANYIEHYGLMRQKLPNGEYERCAPHHSWNSNHLVSNLVVFQLQRHSDHHANPARSYQSLRDFPELPSLPSGYFGMFLIAYVPPLWFAIMNPRLLEVAGKNAQKINIHPRKRARVIQRYSLAA, encoded by the coding sequence ATGACTTCCAATACCCTGCCCGCTACACAATACAAAGACCCCAAAAAATACATGTGGCTGTTGTCGGTGATCGCGCCTTTTGCAGCACCACTTGGCCCGATCATGTATTTGTACACCGGCCACACACAATGGCTGTGGATCTTTCTGGCCTTCTTTTACATCGGCCTGCCTGTGCTTGATTTTGTGTTTGGCGAAGACAAGCAAAACCCGCCCGAGCAAGCGATGCCCCAACTGGAAAACACCACCTACTACCGCGTGATCACCTACCTGTTGGTGCCGATTATCACGTTCGGATTTTTGTTCAACGTCATCTTCCTGGCCACGCACGACTTGCATTGGCTGCACTGGCTGGCTGTGGCCATTACCACCGGCTCACTGCTGGGTTTTGGTTTGAACCTGGGCCATGAAATGGGCCACAAAAAACGCAAGCTTGACAAGGCATTGGCGCTGTTCACCCTCTCGCTGGGTGGTTATGGTCACTTCTCGATTGAACACAACCGCGGCCACCACCGCGATGTGGCCACACCCGAAGATCCGGCCACTTCCCGCATGGGTGAACACATTTATGAATTCATGCTGCGTGAAATTCCGGGTGCTTTCAAGCGCGCCTGGAAGCTCGAAAGTGAACGCCTGGAACGCGCAGGAAAAAGCCGCTGGAGTGTGGGCAATGAAATGCTGCAAGCCGGTGCAATGACCCTGGTGCTGTACACCGCGCTGCTTGCCCTGTTTGGCTTGCCCATGGTGCCCGTGTTGGCCGTGGTGGCTTTCTGGGGAGCATTCCAGTTGACCAGCGCCAACTACATTGAACACTACGGCTTGATGCGCCAGAAGTTGCCCAATGGCGAGTACGAGCGTTGTGCTCCACACCATTCATGGAACAGCAACCATTTGGTGTCCAACCTGGTGGTGTTTCAGTTGCAGCGCCATTCAGACCACCACGCAAACCCGGCGCGCAGCTACCAGTCGCTTCGTGATTTTCCGGAACTGCCAAGCCTGCCATCGGGCTACTTCGGCATGTTCTTGATCGCGTATGTACCGCCATTGTGGTTTGCAATCATGAACCCACGGTTACTGGAAGTGGCAGGCAAGAACGCGCAAAAAATTAACATTCACCCGCGCAAACGCGCACGCGTGATTCAGCGTTATTCACTGGCCGCTTAA
- a CDS encoding AraC family transcriptional regulator codes for MTQSLHESVAALKPALHPVYARLLCAELQRRGHLPEEILDGLPLNWQQLHESNQFMSFDQMRQLIEHALKLSNCPWLGLEVGLRTPASAHGTLGAAMIASKNLPSAMLLLQRYAGLRQNLANLKFEPEPEFAAVLEEWVDLGPVREYLHCQLLGGLVQLLTAMTGQELPQQLRIEWPFEAPPWAHEYQRIAQHNSFGHAQLRVVLGSTLVNSPSLAADDEALQRLLRDCDLQLQRLQAGGTLAQRVRMLLQQTEGHMPTLQSMASRENLTERTFMRHLQAEGTSFQQLLDEVRQERASWLLANTDTTVEDIAYALGYEDASNFSRTFKRWCGQTPKEYRLAHAA; via the coding sequence TTGACCCAATCTCTGCATGAATCAGTCGCAGCCTTAAAGCCTGCCTTGCACCCTGTGTACGCGCGTTTGCTGTGCGCCGAGTTGCAGCGTCGCGGTCATTTGCCCGAAGAAATTCTGGACGGTTTGCCCCTGAACTGGCAGCAGCTTCACGAAAGCAACCAGTTCATGAGTTTTGACCAGATGCGCCAGCTGATTGAGCACGCACTCAAGCTAAGCAACTGCCCATGGCTGGGTTTGGAGGTGGGGTTGAGAACACCGGCATCGGCCCACGGCACGCTCGGTGCAGCCATGATTGCCAGCAAGAATTTGCCCAGCGCCATGTTACTGCTGCAGCGCTACGCAGGCTTGCGCCAAAACCTCGCCAATTTGAAGTTTGAACCTGAACCCGAGTTTGCCGCAGTGCTTGAAGAATGGGTTGATTTGGGCCCGGTTCGCGAGTACCTGCATTGCCAGTTGCTTGGTGGTTTGGTGCAGTTGCTCACAGCGATGACGGGGCAAGAACTGCCACAGCAACTTCGAATCGAGTGGCCGTTTGAAGCCCCGCCCTGGGCTCATGAATATCAGCGAATTGCGCAACACAACAGCTTTGGTCATGCGCAGTTGCGTGTGGTGTTGGGCAGCACTCTGGTGAACAGCCCCAGCCTGGCTGCCGATGATGAAGCCTTGCAGCGCTTGCTTCGCGATTGTGATTTGCAGTTGCAGCGCCTTCAAGCCGGCGGCACCCTGGCCCAGCGCGTGCGCATGCTGTTGCAGCAAACCGAAGGGCACATGCCCACCTTGCAAAGCATGGCTTCCAGGGAAAACCTGACCGAACGCACCTTCATGCGCCACCTGCAGGCCGAGGGCACCAGCTTTCAGCAATTGCTGGATGAAGTGCGGCAAGAACGCGCCAGCTGGTTGCTGGCCAACACCGACACCACGGTTGAAGACATCGCTTACGCGTTGGGCTACGAGGACGCATCCAATTTCAGCCGAACATTCAAACGCTGGTGCGGCCAAACCCCCAAGGAATACCGGCTGGCACATGCCGCGTGA
- a CDS encoding acyl-CoA thioesterase, whose protein sequence is MSKPFEFLFRVRYGECDAQGVVFNARYGDYTDLAVTEYLRAAIGSYQELVRLGYETQVVRLLTEWKAPARYDDVLCATVEPTHFGNTSFTLTIAFTNLVSGQVIATSQATYVLVCAKEFTKQSIPAELKSALQEGAVGKQINQAG, encoded by the coding sequence ATGAGCAAGCCTTTTGAGTTCCTATTCAGGGTGCGTTATGGCGAATGCGACGCGCAAGGCGTCGTGTTCAATGCCCGGTATGGTGACTACACCGATTTGGCAGTCACTGAATATTTGCGCGCAGCCATTGGCAGTTATCAGGAGCTAGTCCGCCTGGGTTATGAAACCCAGGTGGTGCGTTTGCTCACGGAGTGGAAAGCACCCGCGCGTTATGACGATGTGCTGTGTGCCACAGTCGAGCCCACCCATTTCGGAAACACCAGTTTTACACTCACAATTGCATTCACCAATTTGGTAAGTGGGCAGGTAATTGCCACTTCACAAGCCACTTACGTGTTGGTGTGTGCCAAAGAATTCACCAAACAAAGTATTCCTGCAGAATTAAAAAGCGCCCTGCAAGAGGGCGCTGTGGGCAAGCAGATCAATCAGGCTGGCTAA
- a CDS encoding TetR/AcrR family transcriptional regulator: MSKTPTRAYGGVAAEQRAEERKARLLAAALELFARQGYGRTTIEALCSEAKVTARHFYQLFDSREAILRALYNNIIADLRAGVLKAMSAPELNLSEQIPLAVSAMVHHYLEDSRHARVGVLEVVGVSPQMEARRREAIHDMAGLIEAYLNNLVSKGELPKRNYHLVSVALVGGINELLAEWLMLENPPDIPELSEEIINILNALIRGAAR; encoded by the coding sequence ATGAGCAAAACACCCACGAGGGCTTATGGAGGCGTGGCTGCTGAACAGCGCGCCGAGGAACGCAAGGCACGTTTGCTGGCTGCAGCGCTTGAACTGTTTGCGCGGCAAGGCTACGGGCGCACCACAATTGAAGCCTTGTGCAGCGAAGCCAAAGTGACGGCACGCCACTTCTACCAGTTGTTCGACAGCCGCGAGGCGATACTTCGCGCGCTGTACAACAATATCATCGCAGATCTTCGTGCAGGTGTGTTGAAAGCCATGTCCGCGCCCGAGCTGAATTTGTCTGAACAAATACCACTGGCAGTGAGCGCCATGGTGCATCACTACCTGGAAGACAGTCGACATGCCCGAGTGGGCGTTCTTGAGGTGGTGGGTGTGAGCCCGCAGATGGAAGCACGCCGGCGCGAAGCCATTCATGACATGGCCGGTTTGATTGAAGCCTACCTGAACAATTTGGTGAGCAAAGGCGAGCTGCCCAAACGCAACTACCATTTGGTGAGCGTGGCCTTGGTGGGCGGCATCAATGAGTTGCTGGCCGAGTGGCTGATGCTGGAGAACCCACCCGACATCCCCGAGCTTAGCGAAGAGATCATCAACATTCTGAATGCCTTGATAAGGGGAGCCGCGCGATGA
- the ppnP gene encoding pyrimidine/purine nucleoside phosphorylase → MAQFENVTVVKAANIYFDGKVTSRTVLFADGTKKTLGVMLPGDYEFGTAEKEIMEILAGEMDVCLPGESWKAITGGQSFEVPANAKFQLKVKTPVDYCCSYIK, encoded by the coding sequence ATGGCTCAATTCGAGAATGTCACCGTGGTAAAAGCCGCCAATATTTATTTCGATGGCAAGGTCACCAGCCGCACAGTGTTGTTTGCTGATGGCACGAAAAAAACATTGGGTGTGATGCTGCCCGGCGACTATGAATTTGGCACCGCAGAAAAAGAAATCATGGAAATTCTGGCGGGTGAGATGGATGTGTGTTTGCCAGGTGAAAGCTGGAAAGCCATTACGGGTGGCCAGTCATTCGAAGTACCGGCCAACGCCAAATTCCAGTTGAAAGTGAAAACACCCGTGGATTACTGCTGCAGTTACATCAAGTAA
- a CDS encoding DUF6989 domain-containing protein, with translation MNRVNSKGVRDALVFHAAFFAVAIPVALNTTGNTLGVALLVFAVAYNIALPLTGVLRGHGEWVRLWKFLLPLSIALPCADWMLVERMGTLTFPDHGIVRLGGAVPVYFMGLWIMLLWQVCWLALATSKPYPVVAALSLGGFLIWEWAARPMNLWHAQEVLQVQGFALYPLIPEMLLAMGALWLWNILGNKSTFQQITGALALAVFYAGALSLSLLWIG, from the coding sequence ATGAACCGCGTCAATTCCAAGGGTGTGCGTGATGCCTTGGTGTTTCACGCCGCATTTTTTGCAGTTGCCATTCCGGTTGCTTTGAACACCACGGGCAACACCTTGGGCGTTGCACTGCTGGTGTTTGCGGTGGCCTACAACATTGCGCTTCCATTGACTGGCGTGTTGAGGGGGCATGGCGAATGGGTCCGCTTGTGGAAGTTTTTGCTGCCGCTGTCCATTGCCCTGCCCTGCGCCGACTGGATGCTGGTGGAACGCATGGGCACATTGACCTTTCCCGATCACGGTATTGTGCGCTTGGGTGGAGCGGTGCCCGTCTATTTCATGGGCTTGTGGATCATGCTGCTGTGGCAAGTGTGCTGGCTGGCACTGGCCACCTCAAAACCCTACCCCGTGGTGGCAGCACTCTCGCTGGGTGGGTTCCTGATTTGGGAATGGGCTGCACGCCCCATGAACCTGTGGCATGCACAAGAGGTGCTCCAGGTGCAGGGCTTTGCGCTTTACCCCCTGATTCCGGAAATGTTGCTGGCCATGGGCGCACTGTGGCTGTGGAACATACTGGGTAACAAATCCACTTTTCAACAAATTACTGGTGCACTGGCTCTGGCTGTTTTCTATGCGGGTGCGCTGTCACTTTCACTGCTCTGGATTGGTTAA
- a CDS encoding GMC family oxidoreductase — protein sequence MKTEHDYIVVGGGSGGCAMAGRLSEDSALDVCLLEAGGDGTGNLINIPSGAVAMLPTKINNWAFETTPQPGLNGRKGYQPRGKALGGSSAINAMVYIRGTASDYDRWANEEGCSGWSYKDVLPYFKLSECNERIRDAYHGNSGPLNVADLRSDNPFQQIYLEAGKQAGFKITDDFNGADQEGVGIYQVTQKNGERWSAARAYLFPHMHRKNLTVHTKAMVQRVLFEGKRAVGVEVSINGQLTVLKARKEIILTAGAIQTPQLLMVSGVGDSSELARHDIDVVHHLPGVGKNLQDHPDFIFGYSTKSLDTLGLSIRGGIRLLREIFRYRKHRRGALTSNFAEGGAFLKTSPELKDPNVQLHFVVAMVDDHARKMHMGHGFSCHVCLLRPRSRGSLTLQGNTMDTPPLIDIGFLKDPRDLDELVEGFKLTRKIMHAPALAKFIVKDKFTEHVRTDDEIREVLRNRVDTVYHPTGTCKMGTDSMAVVDPQLRVHGLEGLRIVDASAMPSLIGGNTNGPVMMMAEKAVDLIRGVSRVPALEQAEHNARARQEHLAQALVAQPV from the coding sequence ATGAAGACAGAGCACGACTACATTGTGGTGGGTGGTGGTTCCGGCGGTTGTGCCATGGCAGGCCGCCTCAGTGAAGACTCAGCACTCGATGTATGCCTTCTCGAAGCCGGGGGCGATGGCACCGGTAATCTGATCAATATTCCCAGCGGTGCGGTGGCCATGTTGCCCACCAAAATCAACAACTGGGCATTCGAAACTACACCGCAACCCGGCTTGAACGGTCGCAAGGGTTACCAGCCGCGTGGCAAGGCCTTGGGTGGTTCCTCGGCCATCAATGCCATGGTTTACATTCGTGGCACGGCATCGGACTACGACCGTTGGGCCAATGAAGAGGGGTGCAGCGGCTGGTCTTACAAAGACGTGCTGCCTTATTTTAAACTCAGTGAATGCAACGAGCGAATTCGCGACGCCTACCACGGCAACAGCGGCCCGTTGAATGTGGCCGATTTGCGTTCCGACAATCCCTTTCAGCAAATTTATCTGGAAGCTGGCAAGCAAGCTGGTTTCAAGATCACTGATGATTTCAACGGTGCCGACCAGGAAGGCGTTGGCATTTACCAGGTGACCCAAAAAAATGGTGAACGCTGGAGCGCAGCGCGTGCCTACCTGTTCCCGCACATGCACCGAAAAAACCTCACGGTTCACACCAAGGCCATGGTTCAACGCGTGCTGTTTGAAGGCAAGCGTGCGGTGGGTGTGGAGGTGTCCATCAACGGCCAGCTCACTGTATTGAAGGCTCGCAAAGAAATCATATTGACTGCGGGCGCCATTCAAACGCCGCAATTGTTGATGGTTTCCGGTGTGGGCGACTCTTCAGAGTTGGCACGTCATGATATCGATGTGGTTCATCACTTGCCCGGCGTGGGTAAAAACCTGCAGGATCACCCCGACTTTATTTTTGGTTATTCCACCAAAAGCCTGGACACACTGGGTTTGTCCATTCGCGGTGGTATTCGTTTGCTGCGTGAAATTTTCCGCTACCGCAAGCATCGCCGTGGTGCGCTCACCAGCAACTTCGCCGAAGGCGGCGCGTTTCTGAAAACAAGCCCCGAGTTGAAAGACCCGAACGTGCAACTGCACTTTGTGGTGGCCATGGTTGACGACCACGCCCGCAAAATGCACATGGGGCATGGCTTTTCGTGCCACGTGTGTTTGTTGCGCCCGCGCAGCCGTGGCAGCCTTACCCTGCAAGGCAACACCATGGACACGCCACCACTGATCGACATTGGCTTTTTGAAAGATCCTCGTGATCTGGATGAGCTGGTGGAGGGCTTCAAATTGACCCGAAAGATCATGCATGCGCCTGCATTGGCGAAGTTTATTGTGAAAGACAAATTCACCGAGCATGTGCGTACCGATGACGAAATTCGTGAAGTGTTGCGCAACAGGGTTGACACGGTTTACCACCCCACAGGCACGTGCAAAATGGGCACCGATTCCATGGCTGTGGTCGATCCGCAACTGCGTGTGCACGGGCTGGAAGGTTTGCGTATTGTGGACGCGTCTGCAATGCCCAGCCTGATTGGCGGCAACACCAACGGCCCGGTCATGATGATGGCTGAAAAAGCCGTGGATCTCATTCGTGGCGTGTCGCGCGTGCCCGCACTTGAACAGGCCGAGCACAATGCAAGAGCACGTCAGGAACACTTGGCGCAGGCGCTTGTTGCACAGCCGGTGTGA
- a CDS encoding NADH:flavin oxidoreductase/NADH oxidase family protein produces MNSIELKQPELKQPFTLPCGVVVPNRLCKAAMTEGVANSKLQATQRHATLYKRWAEGGAGILITGNVLIDRNILERPGNVSIDPAPEHGEPDGMDALRAWAKAGTSNGNHLWMQISHAGRQSPRYVTNQPVGPSAVQLELLGNYAPPRALREDEILDLIQRFARVARIAKEAGFTGVQVHGAHGYLLSSFLSPVTNQRTDQWGGSLENRARFLLQAVRAVRQAVGPSFPVAVKLNSDDFRKGGFSNEECLQVVKWLNDEKIDLLEISGGTYEQPRLLGHTGAADSVKDEQPAQRESTKKREAYFLNYARAIREVATMPLMVTGGFRSREAMEEALSDGVCDVIGLGRPLCTHPDTPKQLINGKIDRAASFENMLKLTDKGIFSPASPVLPLKLINVLGAQAWYYQQIFRLADGLEAKPSMSLIGAFFKYLFNEWTTAFKVKRSSR; encoded by the coding sequence ATGAATTCGATTGAACTGAAGCAACCCGAATTAAAACAACCCTTCACACTGCCTTGTGGCGTGGTCGTTCCCAACCGGCTTTGCAAAGCCGCCATGACAGAAGGTGTGGCGAATTCGAAGCTGCAAGCCACACAACGCCACGCTACACTGTACAAGCGCTGGGCCGAGGGTGGTGCGGGCATTTTGATCACCGGCAATGTGTTGATTGACCGAAACATTCTGGAGCGCCCCGGCAATGTATCCATTGACCCAGCCCCCGAACACGGCGAGCCCGACGGCATGGATGCCCTGCGCGCCTGGGCCAAAGCAGGCACCAGCAATGGCAACCACTTGTGGATGCAAATTTCACATGCCGGGCGACAGTCGCCCCGCTATGTCACCAACCAACCCGTTGGCCCTTCTGCTGTTCAACTGGAATTGCTGGGCAACTACGCCCCACCCCGAGCCCTGCGCGAGGATGAAATTCTGGACCTGATTCAACGTTTTGCACGCGTGGCCCGAATCGCCAAAGAAGCCGGTTTTACCGGCGTACAAGTGCACGGGGCACATGGTTATTTGCTGTCGTCTTTCCTCTCGCCAGTGACGAACCAGCGCACTGACCAATGGGGCGGCAGCCTGGAAAACCGTGCCCGTTTTTTGCTGCAAGCCGTGCGCGCCGTGCGCCAAGCGGTGGGGCCTTCGTTTCCTGTTGCCGTCAAGCTGAATTCGGATGACTTCCGCAAAGGCGGTTTTTCCAATGAGGAATGTTTGCAGGTGGTGAAGTGGCTGAATGATGAAAAAATCGATCTGCTGGAAATTTCAGGAGGCACCTACGAGCAGCCGCGTTTGCTGGGCCACACCGGTGCAGCCGATTCCGTGAAAGACGAACAACCCGCCCAGCGGGAAAGCACCAAAAAACGCGAAGCTTACTTTCTGAATTACGCAAGAGCCATTCGAGAAGTGGCCACCATGCCCTTGATGGTGACCGGTGGTTTTCGCAGCCGGGAGGCGATGGAAGAGGCATTGAGCGACGGCGTGTGCGATGTGATTGGACTAGGTCGCCCGCTGTGCACACACCCGGACACACCCAAGCAATTGATCAATGGAAAAATTGATCGTGCCGCGAGTTTTGAAAACATGCTGAAGTTGACAGACAAAGGTATTTTTTCACCAGCCAGCCCGGTGCTTCCCTTGAAATTGATCAATGTGCTGGGCGCGCAAGCCTGGTATTACCAACAAATTTTCCGATTGGCAGATGGTCTTGAGGCCAAACCGTCCATGAGCCTGATCGGAGCCTTCTTCAAATATTTGTTCAATGAATGGACAACGGCATTTAAAGTAAAACGTTCTTCACGTTGA
- a CDS encoding NAD(P)H-dependent flavin oxidoreductase — translation MKTRITEMFNIQYPLVCPGMTYVANADLVAATANAGGLGILAIGHLTPEQTLSEIRKVRSLTNKPFGIGCALIMPGARENLEVALNEKVPVINFSLGSPADVCKRVHDYGGKVIVTVVNAKHALKAEQSGADALLVTGHEAAAHGGAVTSLVLVPAIRQVTKLPIIAAGGFGTGGGVVAALALGADGVAMGTRWAASKESPVHANTKELIVKKEVEDTIYSKNFDSIPCRVMTTPNSKKIMSKPFNPVRAMWRAYLAAREMNKPLSGIIKDLFKMGLEQTLTVTFYGAAVLQIKKATIEGNHTQGVQLIGQVQGLVQDVPTVEELTQRVMREVQEALGQVNQLAGNAQSSTPAAPEKITRIA, via the coding sequence ATGAAAACCCGCATCACCGAGATGTTCAACATTCAATACCCGCTGGTGTGCCCCGGCATGACCTACGTGGCCAATGCCGATCTGGTGGCTGCCACAGCCAACGCTGGTGGTCTGGGTATTCTGGCCATTGGGCATTTGACGCCCGAACAAACCCTCTCTGAAATTCGCAAGGTTCGAAGCCTGACCAACAAGCCTTTCGGCATTGGTTGCGCATTGATCATGCCGGGTGCCCGTGAAAATCTTGAAGTGGCCCTGAATGAAAAAGTACCCGTGATCAACTTCAGCCTCGGTAGCCCCGCAGATGTTTGCAAGCGTGTGCACGACTATGGCGGCAAAGTCATTGTGACTGTGGTGAATGCCAAGCATGCCTTGAAGGCCGAGCAGTCGGGCGCGGATGCCTTGTTGGTCACAGGCCATGAGGCCGCAGCGCACGGCGGCGCAGTTACATCACTGGTGCTGGTGCCTGCAATCCGGCAGGTAACCAAGCTTCCAATTATTGCAGCCGGTGGTTTTGGCACGGGCGGCGGTGTGGTCGCAGCCTTGGCTTTGGGCGCAGACGGCGTGGCCATGGGCACGCGCTGGGCCGCGTCGAAAGAAAGCCCGGTGCATGCCAACACCAAAGAACTGATTGTGAAAAAGGAAGTGGAAGACACCATTTACAGCAAGAACTTTGACAGCATTCCTTGCCGGGTCATGACCACGCCCAACTCCAAAAAAATCATGTCCAAGCCATTCAATCCGGTTCGTGCCATGTGGCGCGCCTACCTGGCTGCGCGTGAAATGAACAAGCCCCTTTCGGGAATCATCAAAGACTTATTCAAAATGGGTCTGGAGCAAACGCTCACAGTCACTTTTTACGGAGCCGCAGTGCTTCAAATCAAAAAAGCCACCATTGAGGGCAATCACACACAAGGTGTTCAGCTGATTGGTCAGGTTCAAGGCCTGGTGCAAGACGTACCCACCGTGGAAGAACTGACCCAACGTGTAATGCGAGAAGTACAGGAAGCTTTGGGGCAAGTGAATCAGTTGGCTGGAAATGCACAGAGCAGTACGCCCGCTGCACCCGAGAAGATCACCCGCATCGCTTGA